In one Pirellulales bacterium genomic region, the following are encoded:
- a CDS encoding cytochrome C oxidase subunit IV family protein, with protein sequence MSNPQRSIAGYAVVLVALLCLTAATTAAHFLNLGPWHLPVALSIATFKGLLVALFFMHLLGSMRLIWLSVGVGILWLALLIGLTLTDYVTRRPHLRDWSTVRSQIVGPMIRSARLGSQVTTDAIII encoded by the coding sequence ATGAGCAATCCCCAAAGATCCATCGCCGGGTATGCCGTGGTCTTGGTCGCATTGCTCTGCCTGACCGCGGCAACGACGGCGGCGCACTTTCTGAACTTGGGGCCGTGGCACCTGCCTGTGGCCCTGTCGATCGCTACCTTCAAGGGCTTGCTGGTGGCGCTATTTTTTATGCACCTGCTTGGCAGCATGCGTTTGATATGGTTATCGGTGGGGGTGGGAATCTTGTGGCTGGCGCTATTGATAGGCCTGACGTTAACAGACTATGTGACGCGGCGGCCCCATCTAAGGGATTGGTCTACCGTCCGCTCTCAGATCGTCGGCCCGATGATCCGTTCGGCAAGACTCGGGAGCCAGGTCACGACCGACGCCATTATCATTTGA
- a CDS encoding cytochrome c oxidase subunit 3 family protein translates to MSSEQAIVSPQFVSIAQQRDAARLGIWAFLITEVMFFGGMFCGYAIYRHAYPDAFAAGSHKLNVVLGTINTAVLIGSSFTMALAVRAAQHGTERPRAGKFARARNSQGRRQSLLLLATVAAGALFLGIKTFEYYTDYTEHLVPGSHFQFAATWLPQVELFFVLYFAMTGLHAVHMAIGMGVILVLVMRQAFGHPPRDNYAAIEVTGLYWHFVDVIWIFLFPLLYLV, encoded by the coding sequence ATGTCCAGTGAGCAGGCGATCGTTTCGCCACAATTTGTCTCGATCGCCCAGCAGCGCGACGCGGCGCGCTTGGGCATCTGGGCCTTTCTGATCACCGAAGTCATGTTCTTCGGCGGTATGTTCTGCGGCTATGCGATCTATCGCCATGCTTACCCCGACGCATTTGCCGCCGGCAGCCATAAGCTGAACGTAGTTCTGGGGACCATCAACACCGCTGTGCTCATCGGCAGCAGCTTTACGATGGCCCTGGCCGTGCGCGCAGCGCAGCACGGAACTGAACGACCAAGAGCGGGAAAATTCGCTCGCGCCCGAAACAGTCAAGGCCGGCGGCAAAGTCTGCTGCTATTGGCGACCGTGGCCGCCGGCGCGTTGTTCCTGGGAATCAAGACCTTCGAGTATTACACGGACTATACCGAGCATCTGGTGCCGGGCTCGCACTTTCAATTCGCGGCAACCTGGTTGCCCCAGGTCGAATTATTTTTCGTGCTGTACTTCGCCATGACAGGCTTGCACGCCGTACATATGGCGATCGGCATGGGCGTGATCCTGGTGCTGGTCATGCGCCAGGCGTTTGGCCATCCGCCGCGGGATAACTACGCCGCTATCGAAGTGACTGGATTGTATTGGCACTTCGTTGACGTGATCTGGATTTTTCTTTTCCCATTGCTTTATCTGGTGTGA
- the ctaD gene encoding cytochrome c oxidase subunit I — MKEHILEPSEHYLNAGYSIGSWLLTRDHKRIAILFLISITLFFFVGGAAAVLFRLDLMTPEADLVQSETYNKLFTIHGVIMVFFFLIPSIPAVLGNFVVPLMIGARDLAFPRLNLLSWYIFLLGGSFTIAAILSGGVDTGWTFYTPYTSTYSNTHVMATAIGVFIVGFSSILTALNFIVTIHTMRAPGLTWFRLPLFIWSIYATALIIMLGTPVLAIVLALVALERGFGFGIFDPALGGDPLLFQHLFWFYSHPAVYIMILPGMGVISELVTCFARKPIFGYRFIAISSMAIAVLGFLVWGHHMFVAGQSVYASLVFSILSFAVAVPSAVKVFNWTATLYQGWIIYSTPMLYTLGFIGLFTIGGLTGMFLATLAVDVHVHDTYFVVAHFHYIMVGGMVMAYMGGLHYWWPKMTGRMYPEGWGRLAALIIFVGFNLTFFPQFVLGYLGMPRRYHVYPPEFQVLNVMSSAGASILGVGYLLPLVYLLWSLKYGRLAGPNPWHATGLEWQTSSPPPTENFEVMPIVTCGPYAYAGLEKEHVQ; from the coding sequence ATGAAAGAACATATCTTGGAGCCGTCGGAGCACTATCTCAACGCTGGATATAGCATCGGCTCGTGGCTTTTGACGCGCGATCACAAGCGTATCGCCATCCTGTTCCTGATCTCGATCACGCTGTTCTTTTTCGTGGGAGGCGCCGCCGCCGTGCTGTTTCGCCTCGATCTGATGACTCCAGAAGCCGATCTGGTGCAATCCGAGACGTACAACAAGCTGTTTACGATTCACGGCGTGATTATGGTGTTCTTCTTCCTTATTCCCTCGATACCCGCCGTGCTGGGCAATTTTGTCGTGCCGCTGATGATCGGCGCGCGGGATCTGGCTTTTCCGCGTTTGAATTTGCTGAGCTGGTACATCTTTCTGTTGGGAGGATCGTTTACGATTGCCGCGATTCTTTCCGGCGGCGTCGATACGGGCTGGACCTTTTACACGCCGTATACCAGCACGTACTCGAACACGCATGTCATGGCCACCGCCATTGGTGTCTTCATTGTCGGCTTTTCGTCGATTCTGACGGCCTTGAATTTCATCGTCACGATCCACACCATGCGAGCGCCAGGGTTGACATGGTTCCGGCTGCCGCTGTTCATCTGGTCGATCTATGCCACCGCGTTGATCATCATGCTAGGGACGCCCGTACTGGCGATCGTGTTGGCGCTAGTGGCGCTCGAGCGCGGCTTTGGCTTTGGTATTTTCGATCCCGCTTTAGGGGGCGACCCGCTGCTGTTTCAACATCTGTTCTGGTTCTATTCCCATCCGGCCGTGTACATCATGATCCTGCCCGGCATGGGCGTCATTAGCGAATTAGTGACCTGTTTTGCCCGCAAGCCGATCTTCGGCTACCGCTTTATCGCGATTTCGAGCATGGCCATCGCGGTGCTGGGATTCCTGGTGTGGGGGCATCACATGTTTGTGGCTGGGCAATCCGTTTACGCGTCGCTCGTGTTTTCGATCCTCAGCTTTGCCGTGGCCGTTCCCTCGGCTGTGAAAGTGTTCAACTGGACGGCCACGCTCTACCAGGGATGGATCATTTACAGCACGCCGATGCTGTACACGCTTGGCTTCATCGGCCTGTTTACGATCGGAGGGCTGACGGGGATGTTCCTGGCCACACTGGCCGTCGACGTGCATGTACACGATACGTATTTCGTGGTCGCGCATTTCCATTACATCATGGTCGGCGGCATGGTCATGGCGTATATGGGCGGATTGCATTACTGGTGGCCGAAGATGACGGGCCGCATGTACCCCGAGGGTTGGGGCCGGCTGGCGGCGTTGATCATCTTCGTCGGTTTCAATTTGACGTTCTTTCCGCAGTTCGTGCTGGGCTATTTGGGAATGCCCCGCCGCTACCACGTCTACCCACCCGAGTTTCAAGTCCTGAACGTGATGTCGTCGGCCGGAGCGTCGATTCTGGGGGTTGGCTATCTGCTGCCGTTGGTCTACCTGTTGTGGTCGCTGAAGTATGGCCGGCTGGCGGGCCCGAACCCTTGGCACGCGACGGGGCTGGAATGGCAGACATCGTCGCCGCCACCTACGGAGAACTTCGAAGTTATGCCGATCGTCACGTGCGGCCCCTATGCCTATGCGGGCCTGGAGAAAGAACATGTCCAGTGA
- the coxB gene encoding cytochrome c oxidase subunit II, producing the protein MDRSFRLFPEQAAEAARRVDHVYFALVAMALVLSILIFSLVIFFAVKYRRTSSAYRGPAVTSNLPLELLWTGAPFLVSLGLFAWGAQIYIDEMRPPTEALDIYVVGKQWMWKMQHPMGNREINELHVPRGTPVKLTMISQDVIHSFYVPAFRIKRDVLPGRYVTIWFEANKTGEYHLFCAEYCGTSHARMGGRVVVMEPADYQRWLAGGSTSLRSQGEELFGRLGCANCHRADSSARAPLLAGAFGRPVALSNGSTVLFDANYTRESILNPRTKIVAGYEPIMPSFTGQVSEEELVQLVEYIKTLGAGDNTGGL; encoded by the coding sequence ATGGATCGTTCGTTTCGCTTATTTCCGGAACAAGCCGCCGAGGCGGCGCGGCGCGTCGACCATGTCTATTTCGCGCTCGTGGCCATGGCCTTGGTACTGTCGATCTTGATCTTTTCGCTGGTGATTTTTTTTGCGGTCAAGTATCGCCGCACTTCGTCGGCATATCGCGGTCCGGCGGTGACGTCGAACTTGCCGCTCGAGTTGCTGTGGACCGGTGCGCCGTTTCTGGTCTCGTTGGGACTGTTTGCTTGGGGCGCGCAGATTTACATCGACGAGATGCGCCCTCCTACCGAAGCGCTCGATATCTATGTCGTCGGCAAGCAATGGATGTGGAAGATGCAGCATCCTATGGGAAATCGTGAGATCAACGAGCTGCACGTGCCTCGCGGCACGCCAGTCAAGCTGACGATGATTTCACAGGATGTGATCCACAGCTTCTATGTGCCGGCGTTTCGCATCAAGCGCGACGTGTTACCCGGACGCTACGTCACGATCTGGTTCGAGGCCAACAAGACGGGCGAGTACCATTTGTTCTGCGCCGAATATTGTGGCACCTCCCACGCGCGCATGGGAGGTCGGGTCGTGGTAATGGAGCCGGCCGACTATCAGCGTTGGCTGGCCGGCGGCAGCACCTCGTTGCGGTCGCAGGGTGAAGAGTTGTTTGGACGGCTGGGTTGCGCCAACTGCCATCGCGCGGATTCGAGCGCCCGGGCTCCGCTGTTGGCCGGCGCTTTTGGCCGCCCCGTGGCGTTGTCCAACGGCAGTACGGTGCTATTTGACGCCAATTACACGCGCGAATCGATTCTCAATCCCCGCACGAAAATCGTGGCCGGTTACGAACCCATCATGCCGAGCTTTACCGGTCAGGTCAGTGAAGAAGAACTGGTGCAACTGGTCGAGTACATCAAAACGCTGGGCGCCGGCGACAACACGGGTGGCCTATGA